One part of the Leclercia sp. LSNIH1 genome encodes these proteins:
- the gsiA gene encoding glutathione ABC transporter ATP-binding protein GsiA — MPHSDELDSQQVLAVHNLNVAFSDNRQSIPAVKHLSFSLKRGETLAIVGESGSGKSVTALSLMRLIEQSGGQVACDSLLLRRRNGQVSDLTALNPSQMRSVRGADIAMIFQEPMTSLNPVFPVGEQIAESIRLHQGLNRDGALAEARRMLEQVRIPEADAVLSRYPHQLSGGMRQRVMIAMALSCRPAVLIADEPTTALDVTIQAQILQLIKVLQEEMEMGVIFITHDMGVVADIADRVLVMYQGEAVETGTVEQVFHAPEHPYTKALLAAVPRLGAMNGSDLPRRFPLISLAEPGHQEAETEQDTVVPGEPILQVRDLVTRFPLRGGLFNRVRREVHAVESVSFDLWPGETLSLVGESGSGKSTTGRALLRLVEVQEGTITFNGERIDTLPDGKLQPLRRDIQFIFQDPYASLDPRQTVGYSIMEPLRVHNLLDGDAAQRRVAWLLERVGLKPEHAWRYPHEFSGGQRQRICIARALALNPKVVIADESVSALDVSIRAQIINLLLDLQREMGIAFLFISHDMAVVERISHRVAVMYLGQIVEIGPRRAVFENPQHPYTRKLMAAVPVADPAHRQARRVLLQDELPGNIRQRGEPIERVALREVSPGHFVAPPRQDNAFSRL, encoded by the coding sequence ATGCCGCACAGTGATGAACTGGACAGTCAGCAGGTGCTGGCGGTACACAACCTGAACGTTGCCTTTTCCGACAACCGTCAGTCGATCCCGGCGGTTAAACACCTCTCTTTTTCGCTAAAACGCGGCGAGACGCTGGCGATTGTCGGTGAGTCCGGTTCCGGTAAATCGGTGACCGCGCTGTCGCTGATGCGCCTGATTGAACAGTCCGGCGGGCAGGTGGCGTGCGATAGCCTGCTGCTGCGCCGTCGCAATGGCCAGGTGAGCGATCTCACCGCCCTGAACCCCTCCCAGATGCGCAGCGTGCGCGGCGCGGATATCGCCATGATTTTCCAGGAGCCGATGACCTCCCTCAATCCGGTTTTTCCGGTGGGGGAGCAGATCGCCGAATCCATTCGCCTGCATCAGGGTCTGAACCGCGATGGGGCGCTGGCCGAAGCCCGGCGCATGCTGGAGCAGGTACGGATCCCGGAGGCCGACGCCGTGCTGTCGCGTTATCCGCACCAGCTTTCCGGCGGCATGCGCCAGCGGGTGATGATCGCCATGGCGCTCTCCTGTCGCCCGGCGGTGCTGATTGCCGATGAACCGACCACCGCGCTGGACGTCACCATCCAGGCGCAGATCCTGCAGCTCATCAAGGTGTTGCAGGAGGAGATGGAGATGGGGGTGATCTTTATCACCCACGATATGGGCGTGGTGGCGGATATCGCCGATCGGGTGCTGGTGATGTATCAGGGCGAGGCGGTTGAAACCGGCACTGTGGAGCAGGTTTTCCATGCCCCTGAGCACCCCTATACGAAGGCGCTGCTGGCCGCGGTGCCACGTCTGGGGGCGATGAACGGCAGCGATCTGCCCCGGCGTTTTCCGCTGATCTCCCTTGCCGAACCCGGCCATCAGGAGGCCGAAACCGAGCAGGATACCGTGGTGCCCGGCGAGCCCATTTTACAGGTGCGCGACCTGGTAACCCGCTTTCCCCTGCGCGGCGGCCTGTTTAACCGCGTCAGGCGCGAAGTCCACGCGGTGGAGAGCGTCAGTTTCGATTTATGGCCCGGCGAAACGCTGTCGCTGGTGGGCGAATCCGGCAGCGGCAAATCGACCACCGGCCGGGCGCTACTGCGGCTGGTGGAGGTCCAGGAGGGCACCATCACCTTTAACGGTGAGCGCATCGACACCCTGCCGGACGGGAAGCTGCAACCCCTGCGGCGGGATATTCAGTTTATTTTCCAGGATCCCTACGCCTCCCTCGATCCCCGCCAGACGGTGGGCTATTCGATTATGGAGCCGCTGCGGGTGCATAACCTGCTGGACGGGGATGCTGCCCAGCGGCGGGTGGCGTGGCTGCTGGAGCGCGTGGGCCTCAAACCGGAACATGCCTGGCGCTATCCCCATGAATTTTCCGGCGGCCAGCGGCAGCGGATCTGTATTGCCCGCGCGCTGGCGCTGAACCCGAAGGTGGTGATTGCCGACGAGTCCGTCTCGGCGCTGGATGTCTCCATCCGGGCGCAGATCATAAACCTGCTGCTCGATTTACAGCGCGAGATGGGCATCGCCTTTCTGTTTATTTCCCACGATATGGCGGTGGTGGAGCGCATCAGCCACCGGGTGGCGGTGATGTACCTCGGGCAGATTGTCGAGATTGGCCCGCGGCGGGCGGTGTTTGAAAATCCGCAGCACCCTTACACCCGCAAACTGATGGCGGCGGTACCGGTGGCCGATCCGGCTCACCGGCAGGCCCGACGGGTGCTGCTGCAGGACGAGCTGCCGGGCAACATTCGCCAGCGGGGAGAACCCATCGAGCGCGTGGCGTTGCGGGAGGTCAGCCCCGGCCATTTCGTCGCGCCGCCGCGTCAGGACAATGCTTTTTCGCGTTTATAA
- the gsiB gene encoding glutathione ABC transporter substrate-binding protein GsiB, translating into MTKFVARRWLLAASVTAALAATPAFAAKDVVVAVASNFTTLDPYDANDTLSQQVAKSFYQGLFGLDKEMQLKNVLAESYTVSDDGLVYTIKLRSGVKFQDGTDFNAEAVKVNLDRASNPDNSLKRYNLYKNIASTEAVDPTTVKITLKEPFSAFINILAHPATAMISPAALKKYGKEIGFHPVGTGPYELVTWNQTDFVKVKKFAGYWQQGLPKLDTITWRPVVDNNTRAAMLQTGEAQFAFPIPYEQAALLGKNSKLELVASPSIMQRYISMNVTQKPFDNPKVREAINYAINREALVKVAFAGYATPATGVVPPTIAYSQQYHPWEYNPTKARALLKEAGYPNGFSTTLWSSHNHSTAQKVLQFTQQQLAQVGIKVKVTAMDAGQRAAEVEGKGQKESGVRMFYTGWSASTGEADWALSPLFASQNWPPTLFNTAFYSNPQVDKDLTDALKTTQPEEKAKLYKDAQDTIWKESPWVPLVVEKLVSAHNKALTGFYIMPDTGFSFDDADLK; encoded by the coding sequence ATGACAAAATTTGTTGCTCGCAGATGGCTGTTAGCCGCGAGCGTAACGGCGGCCCTCGCGGCCACGCCGGCCTTCGCAGCAAAAGATGTGGTCGTGGCGGTGGCCTCCAATTTCACCACCCTCGATCCCTATGATGCCAACGACACGCTCTCCCAGCAGGTGGCGAAGTCGTTTTATCAGGGGCTGTTCGGCCTCGATAAAGAGATGCAGCTGAAAAACGTACTGGCCGAGAGCTACACCGTCTCTGATGACGGGCTGGTCTACACCATCAAGCTGCGCAGCGGGGTGAAGTTCCAGGACGGCACCGACTTCAACGCGGAAGCGGTAAAGGTCAACCTCGATCGCGCCAGCAACCCGGACAACAGCCTCAAGCGCTACAACCTCTATAAAAATATCGCCAGCACCGAAGCCGTCGATCCCACCACGGTAAAAATCACTCTCAAAGAACCCTTCTCCGCCTTTATCAACATTCTGGCGCACCCGGCCACGGCGATGATCTCCCCGGCGGCGCTGAAAAAGTATGGCAAAGAGATTGGCTTCCATCCGGTGGGTACCGGGCCGTATGAGCTGGTGACCTGGAACCAGACCGACTTTGTGAAGGTGAAGAAATTTGCCGGTTACTGGCAGCAAGGGCTGCCGAAGCTGGACACCATCACCTGGCGTCCGGTGGTGGATAACAACACCCGCGCGGCGATGCTGCAGACCGGCGAAGCGCAGTTTGCCTTCCCGATCCCCTATGAGCAGGCGGCGCTGCTCGGCAAAAACAGCAAGCTGGAGCTGGTCGCCAGCCCGTCCATTATGCAGCGCTACATCAGCATGAACGTGACGCAAAAGCCGTTCGATAACCCGAAAGTGCGCGAGGCGATCAACTACGCCATCAACCGCGAGGCGCTGGTGAAGGTGGCCTTTGCGGGCTATGCCACTCCGGCAACCGGGGTCGTGCCGCCCACCATCGCCTATTCCCAGCAGTACCATCCGTGGGAATACAATCCGACAAAAGCGCGCGCGCTGCTGAAAGAGGCTGGCTACCCGAATGGCTTCAGCACTACCCTGTGGTCGTCGCACAATCACAGCACCGCCCAGAAGGTGCTGCAGTTTACCCAGCAGCAGCTGGCGCAGGTGGGCATTAAGGTGAAGGTGACGGCAATGGATGCCGGACAGCGTGCCGCCGAAGTGGAAGGCAAAGGGCAGAAAGAGAGCGGGGTGAGGATGTTCTACACCGGCTGGTCGGCCTCTACCGGCGAAGCCGACTGGGCGCTGTCGCCGCTGTTCGCCTCGCAAAACTGGCCGCCAACGCTGTTCAATACCGCGTTTTACAGCAATCCGCAGGTGGATAAAGATCTGACGGATGCCCTGAAAACCACCCAGCCGGAAGAGAAAGCGAAACTGTATAAGGACGCGCAGGATACCATCTGGAAGGAGTCGCCGTGGGTGCCGTTAGTGGTCGAGAAACTGGTTTCGGCGCATAACAAGGCGCTGACCGGGTTCTACATCATGCCGGATACCGGCTTTAGCTTTGACGACGCGGATCTGAAATAG
- the gsiC gene encoding glutathione ABC transporter permease GsiC → MLNYVIKRLLGLIPTLLIVAVLVFLFVHLLPGDPARLIAGPEADATVIELVRKQLGLDQPLYRQFWHYITNVLQGDFGTSMVSRRPVSAEIASRFMPTFWLTLASMAWAVLFGLMAGIVAAVWRNRWPDRLGMALAVTGISFPAFALGMLLMQIFSVELGWLPTVGADSWRHYILPSLTLGAAVAAVMARFTRASFVDVLNEDYMRTARAKGVSERWVILKHGLRNAMIPVVTMMGLQFGFLLGGSIVVEKVFNWPGLGRLLVDSVDMRDYPVIQAEVLLFSLEFILINLVVDVLYAAINPAIRYK, encoded by the coding sequence ATGCTGAATTATGTGATTAAACGCCTGCTTGGCCTGATCCCGACGCTGCTGATTGTCGCGGTGCTGGTCTTTTTATTTGTGCATCTGCTGCCAGGCGATCCGGCGCGGCTGATTGCCGGTCCGGAAGCGGATGCCACGGTCATTGAGCTGGTGCGTAAGCAACTGGGGCTGGATCAGCCGCTTTACCGGCAGTTCTGGCACTACATCACCAACGTCCTGCAGGGGGATTTTGGTACCTCGATGGTCTCCCGTCGGCCCGTTTCCGCGGAGATCGCCAGCCGCTTTATGCCCACCTTCTGGCTGACCCTCGCCAGCATGGCCTGGGCGGTGCTGTTTGGCCTGATGGCCGGGATTGTGGCAGCCGTGTGGCGTAACCGCTGGCCGGACCGGCTGGGTATGGCGCTGGCGGTGACCGGCATCTCCTTCCCGGCCTTTGCGCTGGGGATGCTGCTGATGCAGATCTTTTCCGTGGAGCTGGGCTGGCTGCCCACCGTGGGTGCGGACAGCTGGCGGCACTACATCCTGCCTTCGCTGACGCTGGGCGCGGCGGTGGCGGCAGTGATGGCCCGCTTCACCCGCGCCTCGTTCGTGGATGTGCTGAATGAAGACTATATGCGCACCGCCCGGGCGAAGGGGGTGAGCGAGAGGTGGGTGATCCTCAAGCACGGCCTGCGCAATGCGATGATCCCGGTGGTCACCATGATGGGGCTACAGTTCGGTTTTCTGCTCGGCGGCTCCATCGTGGTGGAAAAGGTCTTCAACTGGCCGGGGCTTGGGCGCCTGTTGGTCGATTCTGTCGACATGCGCGACTACCCGGTGATCCAGGCGGAAGTGCTGCTCTTTTCGCTGGAGTTTATTCTTATCAACTTAGTGGTGGATGTCCTGTATGCCGCCATTAATCCGGCTATCAGGTATAAGTAA
- the gsiD gene encoding glutathione ABC transporter permease GsiD has product MRLLNWRRQAMLKAMPGLKPDQIRTPWHEFWRRFRKQPVAIAAGLFVLMLILVAILAPWIVPFDAENYFDYDRLNEGPSMMHWFGVDSLGRDIFSRVLMGAQISLAAGVFAVLIGAAIGTVLGLLAGYYEGWWDRIIMRICDVLFAFPGILLAIAVVAVMGNGMANVIIAVAIFSIPAFARLVRGNTLVLKQQTFIESARSIGASDTTILFNHILPGTVSSIVVYFTMRIGVSIISAASLSFLGLGAQPPTPEWGAMLNEARADMVIAPHVALFPSMAIFLTVLAFNLLGDGLRDALDPRIKG; this is encoded by the coding sequence ATGCGACTGTTAAACTGGCGCCGGCAGGCCATGTTAAAGGCGATGCCGGGGCTCAAACCGGATCAGATCCGCACCCCGTGGCATGAATTCTGGCGACGTTTTCGCAAGCAGCCGGTGGCGATCGCCGCCGGACTGTTCGTGCTGATGCTGATCCTGGTGGCGATACTGGCACCGTGGATCGTCCCGTTCGATGCGGAAAACTATTTCGATTACGACCGTCTGAACGAGGGGCCATCAATGATGCACTGGTTCGGCGTGGACTCGCTGGGGCGTGATATCTTCAGCCGGGTGCTGATGGGGGCGCAGATTTCGCTGGCGGCGGGGGTGTTTGCGGTGCTGATTGGCGCGGCTATCGGCACCGTACTGGGGCTGCTGGCGGGCTACTATGAGGGCTGGTGGGACCGGATTATCATGCGCATCTGCGACGTGCTCTTTGCCTTCCCCGGCATTCTGCTGGCGATTGCGGTGGTGGCGGTGATGGGCAACGGCATGGCTAACGTGATTATCGCCGTGGCGATCTTCTCCATTCCGGCCTTCGCCCGTCTGGTGCGCGGCAATACGCTGGTGCTGAAACAGCAGACTTTTATCGAGTCGGCGCGCAGTATCGGCGCCAGCGACACCACGATTCTATTTAATCACATCCTGCCGGGCACCGTCTCCTCCATCGTGGTCTATTTCACCATGCGTATTGGGGTGTCGATTATCTCCGCCGCCAGCCTGTCGTTCCTCGGCTTAGGCGCCCAGCCGCCCACCCCGGAATGGGGCGCAATGCTTAACGAGGCGCGGGCCGATATGGTGATTGCTCCGCACGTAGCGCTGTTCCCGAGCATGGCGATCTTCCTCACCGTGCTGGCGTTTAATCTGTTGGGTGATGGACTGCGGGACGCGCTGGATCCGCGCATTAAGGGGTGA
- a CDS encoding nitroreductase family protein: protein MNTIIDLFNDHKSERSFTDQAIDDTTLERIISTAYRAPTSVHSQQVSVIVTRDAEKRAQISQIAGGQPWIAKAPVFITFVLDMYKTEVGMKLAGNEQVAHQSIESLVAGATDVGIALGSVMAAARSEGLGIVPIGGIRLKPQELIELLELPEHTFPVAGVVIGHVDVPSHHKPRLPLETFRHDEAYVTEGLEAKITRYNQQMTEHWQAINRTDGETWSESVSGYYQHIYFPDVLPALIKQGFGVDK, encoded by the coding sequence ATGAACACCATTATTGACCTCTTTAACGACCATAAAAGCGAGCGCAGCTTTACCGATCAAGCCATCGATGACACCACGCTCGAACGCATTATCAGCACTGCTTACCGTGCTCCTACCTCCGTCCATTCCCAGCAGGTGTCGGTTATTGTCACGCGCGATGCCGAAAAGCGGGCGCAAATTTCACAGATCGCCGGCGGCCAGCCGTGGATTGCCAAAGCCCCGGTGTTTATCACCTTTGTGCTGGATATGTACAAAACCGAGGTTGGCATGAAGCTGGCGGGTAACGAGCAGGTGGCGCACCAGAGTATCGAGAGCCTGGTGGCAGGCGCGACCGACGTGGGCATTGCCCTGGGCTCGGTGATGGCGGCGGCCCGTTCTGAAGGGCTAGGGATTGTGCCGATTGGCGGGATCCGTCTGAAGCCGCAAGAGCTGATTGAACTGCTTGAGCTACCGGAACACACCTTCCCGGTCGCGGGCGTGGTGATTGGTCATGTCGATGTGCCATCCCATCACAAACCGCGTCTGCCGCTGGAGACCTTCCGCCACGACGAAGCCTATGTCACCGAGGGGCTGGAAGCGAAAATCACCCGCTACAACCAGCAGATGACCGAACACTGGCAGGCGATTAACCGTACCGACGGCGAAACCTGGAGTGAAAGCGTGAGCGGTTATTACCAGCACATTTACTTCCCGGACGTACTGCCAGCCCTGATTAAGCAGGGCTTCGGCGTCGACAAGTAA
- a CDS encoding type 1 glutamine amidotransferase domain-containing protein, which produces MKVLMVLTSHSELGNTGKKTGFWLEEFAAPYYVFKDAGAEVVLASPAGGQPPLDPKSDSADFQTELTRRFKADPAAQRELANTLKLDSVRQDDFDAVFYPGGHGPLWDLAESQTSISLIEAFTRAGKLTGFVCHAPGVLRHVKAASGEPLVKGRQVTGFTNGEEADVELTDIVPFLVEDELIALGANYQKGPNWGSFIVEDGQLITGQNPGSSEAVAKALVAALR; this is translated from the coding sequence ATGAAAGTCTTAATGGTTCTCACCTCTCACAGTGAACTGGGCAATACCGGCAAGAAAACCGGCTTCTGGCTGGAGGAGTTTGCCGCCCCCTATTACGTCTTCAAAGACGCAGGTGCCGAGGTGGTGCTGGCTTCCCCGGCGGGCGGCCAGCCGCCACTGGATCCCAAAAGTGATTCCGCCGATTTTCAGACCGAACTGACCCGGCGCTTCAAAGCCGATCCGGCGGCCCAGCGCGAGCTCGCCAATACCCTGAAGCTCGACAGCGTGCGTCAGGACGATTTTGATGCCGTCTTCTATCCGGGCGGCCACGGCCCGCTGTGGGATCTGGCCGAATCCCAGACCTCCATCTCCCTGATTGAAGCCTTCACCCGCGCGGGTAAACTCACCGGCTTCGTCTGCCATGCTCCGGGCGTTCTGCGCCATGTGAAGGCCGCCTCTGGCGAGCCGCTGGTCAAGGGCCGTCAGGTGACCGGTTTTACCAATGGCGAAGAGGCCGACGTCGAGCTGACCGACATCGTTCCTTTCCTGGTGGAAGATGAGTTGATCGCCCTGGGTGCGAACTACCAGAAAGGCCCGAACTGGGGATCCTTTATTGTCGAAGACGGCCAGTTGATCACCGGGCAGAACCCGGGCAGTTCCGAAGCGGTAGCAAAAGCGTTAGTGGCTGCGCTGCGCTAA
- a CDS encoding GNAT family N-acetyltransferase — MIKVREAKAEDYAAWLALWQGYLDFYGTALDEAVTLATWRRVLSPDSGLFCRLAETEQGVVGFAICVLHEGTWVTQPLCYLEDLFVDDAARGKGAGRALIEAIIAEARNKGWSKVYWVTREGNPARALYDKLATVDDYVRYRITI, encoded by the coding sequence ATGATTAAGGTGCGTGAAGCGAAAGCGGAAGATTACGCAGCATGGTTAGCGCTGTGGCAAGGCTATCTCGATTTTTACGGCACCGCGCTGGATGAGGCGGTGACGCTGGCGACCTGGCGCCGGGTATTATCCCCGGATTCGGGACTGTTTTGCCGACTGGCAGAAACGGAACAGGGTGTAGTGGGTTTTGCCATCTGCGTGCTGCATGAAGGCACCTGGGTAACCCAGCCGCTGTGTTATCTGGAAGATCTGTTTGTGGATGACGCGGCGCGCGGCAAAGGGGCGGGCAGGGCGCTGATCGAAGCCATTATTGCTGAGGCCCGGAATAAGGGGTGGTCGAAGGTCTACTGGGTGACCCGGGAGGGCAATCCGGCCCGGGCGCTCTATGACAAGCTGGCCACGGTGGATGATTACGTTCGCTACCGGATTACGATCTAA